From a single Ignavibacteria bacterium genomic region:
- a CDS encoding DUF433 domain-containing protein has translation MELKDRITVNPKVMDGVPCVRNLRMPVATILALLAEGFEAKEIIEEHDELEPEDIKAVLKYASEFFRIRKLPLFN, from the coding sequence ATGGAATTAAAAGACAGAATAACAGTAAATCCAAAAGTAATGGATGGAGTCCCTTGTGTAAGAAATTTAAGAATGCCGGTGGCTACCATTCTTGCACTTCTTGCTGAAGGGTTTGAAGCTAAAGAAATTATTGAAGAACATGATGAACTTGAGCCGGAAGATATCAAGGCCGTTTTAAAGTATGCATCGGAATTTTTCAGAATAAGGAAATTACCCCTTTTTAATTGA
- a CDS encoding T9SS type A sorting domain-containing protein → MNAQTYVSRAADNAGNYSTWANGNNLGTGFNAWVFTNTGTSGQFLGSAYATSIDVGGKSFGVYGNPAGSNVGKAKRTFTFLKENEKFTFKMSTRFRNGNKGVDILSGSTVLFNINIGGDQYSYQNKNGGSVVNMDATYDGNMAFTVTLIKKSGNVLNVQIDRSTGTGLSATDFTLSSGTIDGVEFYVANTIAGDDNNLYFNSLDISQPKYTSIADGDWNTASTWGSSTPVANSLIEINSAVTVNSAVSANTSSVTINSTKSLTFGASGSLSVQGNWTNSGTLDMTTGGSVSFGGTSVLTITGTNVFNNVNLGCGVNFGSSSTINGTLALNSGGFVSVNAPTYGSSSTLQYNNDYELASEWYANVASGQGVPQNVVINGGNVYFAIIANVYRQLNGNLTINNGKAFSLSQSSGGDLKIKGNLVNNGTLHTNSRSVDFNGGAAQEISGTGTFNFSYLNAVNNSAVTVNANISVSNNINVNSLSSLDCGSSVITFGSGATVTGSAPLTTGTGTLVFSGSGTVNNSTSTFNNVTIGGGVNLGAGVTINGTLQINPGGFLLTNFPTYGPSSTLKYNSGTIYGRGLEWSSTSGAGYPNHVQISNNTTLNLGNAGTTTARQMAGNLTIDAGSALDMSVSGSVMERPLTVFGNITNGGTLKLGGINGPDAGDLIVKGNFTNNGTFNSNTREVVFDGTSVQTISGTTSPVFTYFALSNPAGVELGVNTTIQNRLRFDEGVLRLTNFNLSLSSGATYSGTPSATQMIVTNGTGMLKFTGTGPSTLLFPIGDETGTAEYSPAQVILNSGTETIGVKVVDGAHPSKGPGALYLTRYWDISRDGNSSINYDLTLNYLDGDVSEPAQESSLVMGKFNGTLWTVLPTTLDATANTLTVSSQTSFSQFTGGEPSALPVELSSFNAKVSAGTVLLDWETKTEMNNYGFEVERKLVNSDWTKIGFVEGYGMSNSPKFYSFKDRPSGTGKISYRLKQIDNDGQFEYSPVVEVLVDNLPNGFVLEQNYPNPFNPETSIRFALKEDTKATLKVYNSLGAEVVVLFDGTAEAGRYYDLKFGGNELASGFYIYKLVAGDYVSVKKMLLMK, encoded by the coding sequence GTGAACGCACAGACATATGTTTCCCGTGCTGCCGACAATGCAGGAAATTACTCCACTTGGGCAAACGGTAACAATCTAGGTACCGGTTTCAATGCCTGGGTTTTTACAAATACTGGAACAAGTGGCCAGTTTCTTGGTTCGGCTTATGCCACATCAATAGATGTTGGTGGAAAGTCATTTGGAGTTTATGGAAATCCTGCCGGCTCAAATGTTGGTAAAGCCAAGAGGACTTTTACCTTTTTGAAAGAGAATGAAAAATTCACCTTTAAAATGTCAACCCGATTTAGAAATGGAAACAAAGGTGTCGATATTCTAAGTGGCTCAACTGTTTTGTTCAATATTAATATTGGCGGTGACCAGTATTCATATCAAAACAAAAATGGCGGTTCCGTTGTAAATATGGATGCCACCTATGATGGTAATATGGCGTTTACGGTTACTCTGATTAAAAAATCGGGAAATGTTCTGAATGTCCAAATAGACAGAAGTACAGGTACAGGCCTTTCAGCGACCGATTTTACACTGTCAAGTGGAACGATTGATGGTGTGGAATTCTATGTGGCAAACACGATTGCAGGCGATGACAACAACCTCTATTTCAATTCACTTGACATATCCCAGCCAAAATACACTTCAATTGCCGATGGTGACTGGAATACGGCTTCAACATGGGGTTCAAGCACACCTGTTGCAAATTCATTAATTGAAATCAACAGTGCGGTAACGGTAAATTCAGCAGTTTCAGCTAACACCTCTTCTGTTACAATTAATTCCACTAAATCATTGACATTTGGTGCGTCAGGCTCGTTGTCGGTTCAAGGCAACTGGACAAACAGCGGCACTCTTGATATGACGACCGGAGGAAGCGTATCTTTTGGAGGCACTTCTGTTCTTACCATAACAGGTACAAATGTCTTCAATAATGTTAATCTTGGCTGTGGTGTTAATTTTGGGAGTTCTTCCACCATAAACGGAACTTTAGCCCTTAACTCAGGCGGTTTTGTCTCTGTTAATGCACCGACTTATGGTTCTTCATCCACACTCCAATACAATAACGATTACGAACTCGCTTCAGAATGGTATGCAAATGTCGCTTCCGGGCAGGGTGTTCCTCAGAATGTTGTGATAAATGGAGGGAATGTATATTTTGCTATAATTGCAAATGTCTACAGACAACTGAATGGCAATTTAACAATAAACAATGGTAAGGCATTTTCTTTGTCACAATCTTCCGGGGGTGACTTAAAGATAAAAGGAAATCTTGTAAACAACGGGACACTTCACACCAACTCAAGAAGTGTCGATTTCAATGGAGGTGCAGCTCAAGAAATATCAGGAACCGGCACATTCAATTTTAGCTATCTTAATGCAGTCAACAACTCAGCCGTTACAGTCAATGCAAATATCTCCGTTTCCAATAATATTAATGTTAACTCACTCTCCTCTCTCGACTGTGGTTCAAGTGTCATAACTTTTGGAAGCGGTGCGACCGTAACGGGTTCAGCACCATTAACGACCGGAACCGGAACACTTGTATTTTCCGGATCAGGAACAGTCAATAATTCCACAAGCACATTCAACAATGTTACTATCGGCGGGGGAGTTAATCTTGGTGCCGGAGTTACGATAAACGGGACGCTTCAAATCAATCCGGGAGGATTTTTATTAACAAATTTTCCCACATACGGTCCATCCTCCACTCTCAAATACAATTCCGGTACCATTTACGGCAGAGGTCTTGAATGGAGCAGCACATCAGGAGCAGGTTACCCGAATCATGTTCAGATTTCAAATAATACGACATTGAATCTCGGTAATGCCGGAACGACTACTGCCCGTCAAATGGCAGGTAACTTAACGATTGATGCTGGCTCTGCTTTGGATATGTCTGTTTCGGGAAGTGTGATGGAGCGTCCCCTTACTGTGTTTGGAAATATCACGAACGGCGGGACTCTTAAGTTGGGAGGCATCAATGGTCCTGATGCCGGAGACCTGATCGTAAAAGGAAACTTCACAAACAATGGAACATTTAATTCAAACACCAGGGAAGTAGTTTTCGATGGTACCTCAGTTCAAACAATCTCAGGTACTACTTCACCAGTTTTCACTTACTTTGCTCTTTCGAATCCTGCGGGAGTTGAGCTGGGAGTAAACACAACCATTCAAAACAGGTTACGATTCGATGAGGGAGTTCTCCGCTTAACCAACTTTAATCTTTCATTGTCTTCGGGTGCAACTTATTCCGGAACGCCTTCTGCAACACAGATGATTGTGACCAACGGAACAGGGATGTTAAAATTTACCGGTACCGGCCCTTCAACGCTTCTCTTTCCGATTGGCGATGAAACAGGAACAGCTGAATATTCTCCCGCACAGGTAATTCTGAATTCCGGTACCGAAACCATAGGTGTTAAAGTCGTAGATGGAGCACACCCAAGTAAAGGACCGGGTGCTCTCTATCTCACCCGTTATTGGGATATTTCCAGGGATGGTAATTCAAGTATTAATTATGACCTCACTCTTAATTATTTGGATGGGGATGTAAGCGAACCCGCTCAAGAATCTTCCTTAGTGATGGGAAAATTTAACGGTACGCTCTGGACTGTTTTGCCAACAACTCTCGATGCGACTGCTAATACCCTCACCGTTTCGAGTCAGACTTCATTTTCCCAATTTACTGGTGGGGAGCCTTCTGCCCTCCCAGTCGAACTCTCCTCCTTCAACGCAAAAGTTTCCGCCGGCACGGTCCTTCTCGACTGGGAAACCAAAACCGAAATGAACAACTACGGCTTCGAAGTGGAGAGAAAACTGGTGAATTCTGACTGGACAAAAATAGGATTTGTTGAGGGATACGGGATGTCCAATTCACCGAAGTTCTACAGCTTTAAGGACAGACCCTCGGGAACGGGAAAAATTTCCTACAGATTAAAACAAATTGACAACGACGGGCAGTTTGAGTACAGCCCTGTTGTTGAGGTGCTTGTTGACAATCTTCCAAACGGATTCGTACTGGAGCAAAATTATCCTAATCCTTTCAATCCTGAAACTTCCATCAGGTTTGCGTTGAAAGAGGACACCAAAGCTACATTGAAAGTTTACAACTCACTTGGTGCCGAAGTAGTGGTTCTCTTCGACGGAACAGCAGAAGCCGGCAGGTACTACGATCTTAAGTTCGGCGGAAATGAACTCGCTTCGGGCTTCTATATCTATAAACTTGTGGCAGGTGACTATGTTTCAGTTAAGAAAATGTTGCTGATGAAATAG
- the rsmB gene encoding 16S rRNA (cytosine(967)-C(5))-methyltransferase RsmB → MQIEEHRVKDLYTGVRGTAVKILDRIERTDSYLDKLLDHEMKHTDLSGQDKALLYELVHGVVRWMGRLDWILSGFYKGQFSKAIPVLKNALRVALYQVMFLDKIPEYAIVNEAVDFVKKLQGQKPADITNAVLRNIIRSKNGLRYPDPNENLISYLAAYYSHPTWLAKRWVERYGRENVEALMNANNERPVLTLRINQLKVDRQEFESLLQSVNLKYAIGSFSKDFYRLQILTNIQSWQYFAEGYFAIQDESTGMPCLLLDVKPGMRVLDMCAAPGGKSAYIADLMNNSGEIVSLDKFESRVKLMQANLDRLGISIVKFVTADALEYEDELFDRVLLDAPCSGLGTLSKKPDIKWKRDLLDIKKLTPLQSDLLQKASEMVKPGGAVVYSTCTIEPEENYEIITKFLLENPNFALDDASNFVDKRIVDENGCIQSLPHRDKMDGAFSARLIRKE, encoded by the coding sequence ATGCAAATAGAAGAACACAGAGTGAAAGATCTTTATACGGGTGTAAGAGGAACTGCGGTCAAAATTCTTGACAGGATCGAGAGAACAGACTCTTATCTCGACAAGTTGCTCGACCACGAAATGAAGCACACCGATCTTTCAGGGCAGGACAAGGCTTTGCTATATGAACTGGTTCACGGTGTTGTCAGGTGGATGGGGAGGCTCGACTGGATCCTTAGCGGGTTCTACAAAGGTCAGTTCTCCAAGGCGATTCCTGTCCTGAAAAATGCTCTTCGTGTGGCTCTCTATCAGGTCATGTTTCTCGACAAAATTCCCGAGTATGCCATCGTCAATGAGGCGGTCGATTTTGTGAAAAAACTTCAGGGGCAAAAACCTGCTGACATCACAAATGCAGTCTTAAGGAATATAATCAGATCAAAAAACGGACTTCGCTACCCTGATCCCAACGAAAACCTGATCAGCTATCTTGCAGCATACTATTCGCATCCCACATGGCTTGCGAAAAGATGGGTTGAAAGATACGGGCGTGAAAATGTGGAAGCCCTCATGAATGCCAATAACGAGAGACCCGTGCTGACCCTGAGAATAAATCAGCTCAAAGTCGACAGGCAGGAATTTGAGTCACTTCTTCAGTCCGTTAATCTAAAGTACGCAATCGGCAGTTTCAGCAAGGATTTCTATCGCCTCCAGATTCTTACGAATATCCAAAGCTGGCAATACTTCGCCGAAGGGTATTTTGCAATTCAGGATGAAAGCACCGGAATGCCGTGTCTCCTTTTGGATGTGAAACCCGGCATGAGAGTGCTCGATATGTGTGCGGCTCCGGGAGGCAAAAGTGCTTACATCGCAGATTTGATGAACAATTCAGGCGAAATAGTTTCTCTCGACAAGTTCGAAAGCCGAGTAAAACTTATGCAGGCAAATCTCGATCGTCTTGGCATCTCGATCGTTAAATTCGTCACCGCCGACGCCCTCGAATATGAGGATGAACTTTTCGATCGCGTTCTGCTCGATGCCCCTTGCTCGGGATTGGGGACTCTCTCAAAAAAACCTGATATCAAATGGAAGAGAGACCTGTTGGATATCAAAAAGCTCACTCCGCTACAGTCCGATCTGCTTCAAAAGGCGAGTGAGATGGTAAAACCGGGTGGTGCCGTGGTTTACAGTACCTGTACCATCGAACCCGAAGAAAATTATGAGATCATCACGAAGTTCCTTCTCGAAAATCCGAACTTCGCGCTCGATGATGCGTCAAACTTCGTTGATAAAAGAATTGTTGATGAGAATGGGTGCATCCAGTCTCTGCCTCACAGGGACAAGATGGACGGTGCATTCTCTGCAAGGTTAATAAGAAAAGAATAG
- a CDS encoding mechanosensitive ion channel, whose protein sequence is MISKYFRNFYITSLVALSVTGFLSPIFAQQPLKDTTQSGNGTELLLRLDSVRVADSLYKIKIEAELLSLKTTDNLKKAELLKELEVLKAAEIKKKEILQRQVDSLKAVSKGHPVAPLGDTILVVYTNIGSFSAETRAKSNSEKIEKLAGDYFFSPDSIKLFPGETHIDLMYGDIIILSVTDKDALWMGTTKSELAKRYRERIVSSVTKYKDSTNLQTLALKAVFALLILIAMVLIIKFMNKGYRFFKLKILSNRNKLFKGFSFKDYEFVSANKQIEIFFFISNIVRLVIILLIVYLALPLIFYIFPWTENLATVFLGFILNPLKKIVSAFIEFLPNLFTILVILIVFRYILKAIRYLTTEIESERLKIPGFYPDWAQPTYNIVRILVMAFAVIVIFPYLPGSDSPVFQGVSVFLGFMFTLSSAGSLSNIIAGTVLTYMRAFQLGDRVKIGDTLGDIVEKTLLVTRVRTRYNEIITIPNATIMNSNTINYSIEARINGLIIKTTVTIGYDVPWRKVHEMLLEAAKRTEMLLAEPKPFVLQTSLDDFYVSYELNAFTRESALQAKIYSDLHQNIQDSFNESGVEIMSPHYRAARDGNMTTIPTDYLPSDYVAPAFGVDLKKKSGDDS, encoded by the coding sequence ATGATCTCAAAATATTTCAGAAACTTTTATATCACATCGTTGGTGGCTCTCTCTGTTACCGGTTTTTTATCACCAATATTCGCTCAGCAGCCTCTGAAAGACACGACCCAATCCGGAAACGGAACCGAGTTGCTACTTCGCCTCGATTCTGTGAGAGTTGCCGACTCGCTTTACAAAATCAAAATTGAGGCGGAGCTTTTAAGTCTTAAAACCACCGATAATCTAAAAAAAGCTGAGTTACTAAAGGAGCTTGAGGTTCTCAAAGCTGCTGAGATAAAGAAAAAGGAAATTCTGCAGAGGCAGGTGGACTCCTTAAAAGCCGTCTCCAAAGGTCATCCCGTTGCTCCCTTGGGAGACACCATCCTTGTAGTTTATACCAATATTGGCTCATTTTCTGCAGAAACAAGAGCAAAGTCGAACTCCGAAAAAATTGAAAAACTTGCCGGTGATTACTTTTTTTCACCTGATTCCATCAAACTCTTTCCCGGTGAAACTCACATCGATTTGATGTATGGCGATATCATCATCCTTAGTGTAACAGACAAAGATGCCCTGTGGATGGGAACAACAAAAAGCGAACTCGCCAAACGGTACCGTGAAAGAATTGTTTCATCCGTCACGAAATACAAGGATTCCACAAATCTTCAAACTCTTGCATTGAAGGCTGTTTTTGCTCTCCTTATTCTGATAGCAATGGTTCTGATTATAAAATTCATGAACAAGGGATACAGGTTTTTCAAACTTAAAATTTTGTCAAACCGGAATAAATTATTCAAAGGATTCAGCTTCAAAGACTACGAATTTGTGTCTGCAAACAAACAGATAGAGATATTCTTTTTTATCTCAAACATTGTTAGGCTGGTCATCATTCTTCTGATTGTTTACCTTGCACTTCCTCTCATATTTTATATATTCCCTTGGACCGAGAATCTGGCCACCGTTTTTCTTGGCTTTATTCTGAATCCTCTAAAAAAAATCGTCTCAGCTTTCATCGAATTTTTGCCAAATCTTTTCACGATTCTCGTTATTTTAATCGTTTTCAGATATATTCTGAAAGCAATACGATATCTGACAACTGAGATTGAATCGGAAAGACTGAAAATACCTGGGTTCTATCCCGACTGGGCACAACCGACTTACAACATTGTGCGAATTCTTGTTATGGCATTTGCTGTGATAGTAATCTTTCCATACCTTCCCGGCTCCGACTCACCGGTGTTTCAGGGGGTTTCGGTGTTCCTGGGTTTCATGTTCACACTTTCTTCCGCCGGGTCACTTTCGAATATTATTGCCGGAACTGTACTGACTTATATGAGAGCTTTCCAACTGGGTGACAGGGTAAAAATAGGGGACACTCTCGGGGATATCGTCGAGAAAACGCTCCTTGTTACCCGTGTGCGCACCCGCTACAATGAAATCATTACAATTCCTAATGCCACCATTATGAATTCAAACACGATAAATTACTCAATTGAGGCAAGAATTAACGGCTTGATAATCAAGACTACCGTAACAATCGGGTATGATGTGCCCTGGCGAAAAGTCCATGAGATGCTTTTGGAGGCCGCAAAGCGAACTGAAATGTTGCTCGCCGAACCAAAACCGTTCGTTCTGCAAACGAGTCTGGATGATTTCTATGTCAGTTACGAACTGAACGCCTTCACTAGGGAGTCGGCACTACAGGCAAAAATTTATTCCGATCTGCACCAAAATATTCAGGACAGCTTCAATGAGTCGGGCGTGGAAATCATGTCTCCTCACTATCGGGCAGCTCGCGACGGCAATATGACAACAATTCCCACTGATTATCTCCCTTCTGATTATGTCGCTCCCGCATTCGGAGTAGATCTGAAGAAAAAATCGGGAGATGATAGTTGA
- a CDS encoding GlmU family protein encodes MQICLFEDIYFDHFEPMILTRPTYNLFCGIHTLRDKVKRAFPGVDIVFHTRGYLKAFIGLKNPTFKVNEIEHDECLFINGRVIAPPDIAKIVKIDAPGDRLYLNGETIIAAKVSGKKLESVKEGLDDLITLSNFDGIPVEQVDVKYATYIWDLIHANPKEIVNDFFAYMEINNIPEKTRVRGTVYDGAVLLARENIYIHETARIMPGAVIDATDGPVFINADAIVYPNAVIEGPVCIGRGTKVKPCASIYHGVTVGKVCKVGGEIEGSIISPYSNKQHSGFMGHAYIGSWVNIGADTNNSDLKNNYGTVKIMVNGEQVDSGQQFLGLIMGDHSKTAINTMFNTGTVVGFSSNIFGAGFPAKYIPSFSWGGADMMTTYDIEKSLETAKRVVQRRNRVISETEEKLFRKVFDLTHKQRRKMGFPY; translated from the coding sequence ATGCAGATTTGTCTTTTTGAGGATATCTATTTCGATCATTTTGAACCAATGATCCTCACAAGGCCCACTTACAACCTGTTTTGTGGGATTCATACACTTCGGGACAAAGTAAAAAGGGCTTTTCCGGGAGTCGACATAGTCTTCCATACCAGAGGCTATCTTAAGGCGTTCATCGGTTTGAAGAACCCGACTTTCAAGGTTAACGAAATTGAACATGACGAATGTCTGTTCATCAACGGAAGGGTAATCGCTCCCCCTGATATCGCCAAAATAGTGAAAATTGACGCTCCGGGCGACAGACTCTATCTAAACGGTGAAACGATTATCGCAGCGAAAGTTTCCGGAAAAAAGCTTGAAAGCGTAAAAGAGGGCTTGGATGATCTGATCACCCTCTCCAATTTTGACGGCATTCCCGTTGAACAGGTGGATGTAAAATATGCCACCTACATATGGGATCTTATCCATGCAAATCCAAAAGAGATCGTTAACGATTTCTTTGCTTATATGGAAATTAATAATATCCCTGAGAAAACGAGAGTGAGAGGTACGGTTTACGATGGTGCCGTTCTTCTCGCAAGGGAAAATATCTACATCCACGAAACTGCCAGGATTATGCCCGGTGCGGTAATTGATGCCACAGACGGACCCGTCTTCATCAATGCTGATGCCATCGTTTATCCAAATGCAGTTATCGAAGGTCCTGTTTGTATAGGTCGCGGAACAAAAGTTAAGCCATGCGCCTCAATTTATCACGGTGTTACAGTTGGTAAGGTCTGCAAAGTCGGAGGTGAGATTGAAGGAAGTATCATTTCACCCTATTCCAACAAGCAACACTCCGGATTCATGGGCCATGCCTATATCGGAAGTTGGGTAAACATCGGCGCTGATACCAACAACAGTGATCTTAAAAACAACTACGGTACCGTAAAAATAATGGTAAATGGTGAGCAGGTCGACAGCGGACAGCAGTTCCTCGGTCTGATTATGGGTGATCACTCAAAAACGGCTATCAATACCATGTTCAATACCGGCACGGTAGTCGGTTTCTCAAGCAACATCTTTGGTGCAGGGTTCCCGGCGAAATATATCCCGAGCTTCTCCTGGGGAGGTGCAGACATGATGACCACCTACGATATCGAAAAAAGCCTCGAAACCGCCAAAAGGGTGGTACAAAGAAGAAACAGGGTTATTTCCGAAACGGAAGAAAAACTCTTCAGAAAAGTCTTCGATCTTACTCACAAACAGAGAAGAAAGATGGGATTCCCGTACTAG
- a CDS encoding type B 50S ribosomal protein L31: MKKGIHPHYRPVVFKDFSCEFAVLSKSTIKATETIVWEDGNTYPLVRLEISSGSHPFFTGKQKLLDTAGRVEKFMRKYSKPGN, translated from the coding sequence ATGAAAAAAGGCATTCATCCTCACTATAGGCCGGTAGTTTTCAAAGACTTTTCATGTGAGTTCGCAGTTTTGTCGAAATCAACTATAAAAGCCACTGAAACGATCGTATGGGAAGATGGAAATACTTATCCGCTAGTTAGGCTTGAGATTTCCAGTGGTTCACATCCGTTCTTTACCGGTAAGCAGAAACTTCTTGATACCGCCGGTAGAGTAGAGAAGTTTATGAGAAAGTACTCAAAACCAGGGAACTAA
- a CDS encoding helix-turn-helix domain-containing protein, producing the protein MTHQELGEQLKIARERLGLEVKEAANSIRIDAKFIDKMEQGDFTFLAEVYVKSFLKEYAVVLHLDADEVMEAYKGLRKEPETKHQKPVVAPPPVVPTPQPPPPPKKDSLYNDPVEEPQYVNQTPAAPKVDFQQKIRDWLLAFMSNHDKNYFKRLLATKKGYFAIGGVIILLAVILYAIFAGKSGSKEITTDNRQVDELLNGVKDTSKNKFEGAALPETKLPPDADTVIIVINTKDTTKIRAVIDKHDTLKYTLEPAVPKTLNASKQIDLRVENSALLSVILNDKPLELPKKKGVQVFNIGKNGLITKTAAKNDTKKPRKKDTKTK; encoded by the coding sequence ATGACCCACCAGGAATTAGGTGAACAGTTAAAAATCGCCAGAGAGCGATTGGGACTCGAGGTTAAGGAAGCTGCCAATTCGATAAGAATTGACGCAAAGTTTATTGACAAAATGGAACAGGGCGATTTCACTTTCCTCGCGGAAGTCTATGTGAAATCATTCCTTAAAGAGTATGCCGTGGTCCTTCATCTCGATGCTGATGAAGTGATGGAAGCCTACAAAGGTCTCCGTAAGGAACCAGAAACAAAGCATCAAAAGCCCGTAGTCGCACCACCGCCTGTGGTACCCACTCCACAGCCGCCTCCTCCACCAAAAAAAGATTCGTTATACAACGATCCTGTCGAGGAACCTCAGTATGTCAATCAGACCCCCGCGGCTCCCAAAGTTGATTTTCAGCAGAAAATCAGGGACTGGCTTCTTGCCTTCATGTCGAATCATGACAAAAATTATTTCAAACGGCTTCTCGCTACCAAAAAGGGTTATTTTGCAATCGGCGGAGTAATTATACTTCTTGCTGTCATTCTCTATGCCATCTTCGCCGGAAAATCAGGGAGCAAGGAAATTACCACTGACAACCGTCAGGTCGACGAACTCCTCAATGGTGTGAAGGACACCTCAAAAAATAAATTCGAAGGCGCAGCACTTCCCGAAACAAAACTGCCGCCTGATGCCGATACAGTTATAATCGTGATCAATACCAAAGACACCACTAAAATCAGAGCGGTCATCGACAAACACGACACTCTGAAATATACACTCGAACCCGCTGTGCCAAAAACGCTGAATGCGAGCAAACAGATCGATCTGCGGGTTGAAAATTCAGCTCTGCTCTCTGTCATTCTGAATGACAAACCTCTCGAACTCCCCAAGAAAAAAGGAGTTCAGGTCTTTAATATCGGTAAAAATGGTCTGATAACTAAAACGGCTGCCAAAAATGACACCAAAAAACCCAGAAAAAAGGATACAAAAACTAAGTGA